agagatttaaaatgaagttttatgGGTAAAAATTTAGTTTGGGATGTGAAAATGTTGGGGAGATAGGGTAAACAATTGTggcaaaatattgataattgttCTAGCTAGTTATGAGTACCTGGGGGTTCATCGTACTATTCTCCTTCATTATggggtttgaaatttttcaaaataaaaggtttttaaaaattgacactgtaaaggcttccccggtggcgcagtggttgagagtccgcctgccgatgcaggggacacgggttcgNNNNNNNNNNNNNNNNNNNNNNNNNNNNNNNNNNNNNNNNNNNNNNNNNNNNNNNNNNNNNNNNNNNNNNNNNNNNNNNNNNNNNNNNNNNNNNNNNNNNNNNNNNNNNNNNNNNNNNNNNNNNNNNNNNNNNNNNNNNNNNNNNNNNNNNNNNNNNNtgagaggcccacgtaccgcaaaaaaaaaaaaaaaaaaaaaaaaaaaattgacactgtaagaagagaagaggacacCCTTCTGAGATACAGAATCATCGCTACCATCAGATTATACATGTATTAAAAAGATTCTCCAGCCTTTCCAGTTTCATCGTTTGATATGATAACTTCATTCTGAAATAATGCTGCTCATGAATTCTTCTACCATGTGAATCTTGGGGGTTTTTCTAGTCATGACAATGGATTAATGCAAACTGAGCTACCTGATGGCATCACATTATatgcctggtgtgtgtgtgtgtgtgtgtgaggttaatctctttctgcctcagcttccccatctgtaaggtAAGGAACTCACAGCAGCCCTATGTAGTAAATACCATTAATATCTCCACCttagacagatgagaaaactgaggcagaggttAAATAACGTGTCCAAGGTTCATGGCTACTAATTATTCCCATAGTTCATGGcaataaaagtatataattctGAAAGTTTTctatgttattatatatatatttaaatatatatatttaaatttctgcaTATAGTCTTTCTTCTCAGGCAAActgttacataaatattttttttgctcCAAACTCAATTAGCATTATTGAAAGTAGTCTCTACTAATATCATTTCTCCTGTATGGCCCTCAGACAATTGCCTCAACCTTAGGGTTCAGAGATAGTAAAAATAGTATTGTAACCTTACATAGCTCGGTGATACATACTGGAAAGAGTTGGGAAcattggggagttccctggtggtcccgggttcagtccctggtcggggaactgagatcctgcaagccacgcggctcagccaaaatttaaaaaaacaacaacaaaaagagctGGGAATATTGCATCCATTTTCAACCCAGAAAATGTAAGATCCTCTGAGGACGCGTGGTGGCGCTGCACGATAAGGTACAAACCGGAACCGCAGCTGCGTCTCCATTAACAGACAAAACTCATCAGCAGAGCCTGGAAGCCCACGGGAAGCTTGGATGCCACAGAAGGAGGGCTGGGTCCTCTGTAAAGGACTACTCACTGGAATATTTCTGAAGTACCTTGTGGAATAACTACAGTCTCAGAAACGTACTGAGGCCTTTACAGCTCAGCGGAACCACCCTCGCCAGAGGCTATACCGAGCAAGAACAATGGAGGCCAGCAGGAAGCTCATTTGCAGACAAAGgcaagtctttttcttctttttcttcttgggctTAGCTCAGGCGGGCTCTGAATTTAGGCGTTATTCTGTggtggaggaaactgaggggaGCTCTTTTGTAACCAATTTAGCAAAAGACCTGGGTCTGGGGCAGGGGGAACTTTCCAGGCGGGGAGCTAGGGTcatttccaaaggaaacaaactGTACTTGCAGCTCGATCAGGAGACTGGGGATTTACTGCTAAATGGGAAACTGGACCGCGAAGAACTGTGTGGTCAGACAGAGCCCTGTATGCTGCATTTCCAGGTGTTGCTAGAGAATCCCTTAGAGTTTTTTCAAGCTGAGCTACAGGTAATAGACATAAATGATCATGCTCCGGAGTTCATGGACAGAGATATGTTGCTAAAAATATCagagagcagtcctcctgggacTAAGTTTCCTCTGAAGAACGCTCAGGACATGGATGTAGGCCGAAACAATATTGAAAACTATATAATCAGTCCCAACTCCTATTTTCGGGTCCTCACCCGCAAACGCAGCGATGGCAGGAAATATCCGGAACTTGTGCTGGACAAAGTGCTGGATCGGGAGGAGGAACCTGAGCTCAGGTTAACCCTCACTGCTCAGGATGGCGGTTCTCCACCCCGGTTTGGCACCGCTCAGGTCTACATCGAAGTCGTGGACATCAACGATAATGCCCCTGAATTTGAGCCGCCTTTCTATAGGGTGCAGATCCCTGAGGACAGTCCCATAGGCTACCTGATTGTCAAAGTCTCTGCTACGGATATAGACATAGGAGTCAATAGAGAGATTTCCTATTCACTTTTTCAGGCTTCAGAAGAGATTAGCAAAACCTTTGAGATCAACGCCATGACAGGAGAAATTCGACTGAAAAAACAACTTGATTTCGAAACAACTCAGTCTTATGAGGTCAATATCGAGGCCAGAGATACTGGAAGTCTTTCTGGGAAATGTACCGTTCTGACTCAAGTCATGGATGTGAACGACAATGCTCCAGAAGTCACCATGTCTGCACTTACCGGGCAGATCCCCGAGAACTCGCCTGAGGCTGTGGTTGCAGTTTTCAGTGTTTCAGATCTTGATTCTGAAGACAATGGGAAAATAAGTTGCTACATTCAGGACGATCTaccttttttccttaaatcttcCATGGAAAACTTTTATACCCTAGTAACAGAGAGACCGCTAGACAGAGAGACCAGAGCAGAATACAACGTCACCATCACCGTCACGGACTTGGGGACACCCAGGCTGAAAACCGAGCACAACATAACCGTGCTGGTGTCCGACGTCAACGACAACGCCCCCGCCTTCACCCAGACCTCCTACACCCTGTCCGTCCGCGAGAACAACAGCCCCGCCCTGCACATCGGCAGCGTCCGCGCCACAGACAGAGACGCGGGCGCCAACGCCCAGGTCACCTACTCGCTGCTGCCGCCCCTCGACCCGCACGTGCCCCTGGCCTCCCTGGTGTCCATCAACCCGGACAACGGCCACCTGTTCGCCCTGAGGTCCCTGGACTACGAGGCCCTGCGGGCGTTCGAGTTCCGCGTGGGCGCCGCCGACCGCGGCTCCCCCGCGCTCAGCAGCCAGGCGCTGGTGCGCGTGCTCGTGGCGGACGACAACGACAACGCGCCCTTCGTGCTGTACCCGCTGCAGAACGCCTCGGCGCCCTGCACCGAGCTGGTGCCCAGGGCGGCCGAGGCGGGCTACCTGGTGACCAAGGTGGTGGCGGTGGACGGCGACTCGGGCCAGAACGCCTGGCTGTCGTACCAGCTGCTCAAGGCCACGGAGCCCGGGCTGTTCGGCATGTGGGCGCACAACGGCGAGGTGCGCACGGCCCGGTTGCTGAGCGAGCGCGACGCGGCCAAGCACAGGCTGATGGTGCTGGTCAAGGACAACGGCGAGCCGCCGCTGTCGGCCAGCGTCACGCTGCACGTGCTGCTGGTGGACGGCTTCTCGCAGCCCTA
The Physeter macrocephalus isolate SW-GA chromosome 8, ASM283717v5, whole genome shotgun sequence genome window above contains:
- the LOC102992345 gene encoding protocadherin beta-8, with protein sequence MEASRKLICRQRQVFFFFFFLGLAQAGSEFRRYSVVEETEGSSFVTNLAKDLGLGQGELSRRGARVISKGNKLYLQLDQETGDLLLNGKLDREELCGQTEPCMLHFQVLLENPLEFFQAELQVIDINDHAPEFMDRDMLLKISESSPPGTKFPLKNAQDMDVGRNNIENYIISPNSYFRVLTRKRSDGRKYPELVLDKVLDREEEPELRLTLTAQDGGSPPRFGTAQVYIEVVDINDNAPEFEPPFYRVQIPEDSPIGYLIVKVSATDIDIGVNREISYSLFQASEEISKTFEINAMTGEIRLKKQLDFETTQSYEVNIEARDTGSLSGKCTVLTQVMDVNDNAPEVTMSALTGQIPENSPEAVVAVFSVSDLDSEDNGKISCYIQDDLPFFLKSSMENFYTLVTERPLDRETRAEYNVTITVTDLGTPRLKTEHNITVLVSDVNDNAPAFTQTSYTLSVRENNSPALHIGSVRATDRDAGANAQVTYSLLPPLDPHVPLASLVSINPDNGHLFALRSLDYEALRAFEFRVGAADRGSPALSSQALVRVLVADDNDNAPFVLYPLQNASAPCTELVPRAAEAGYLVTKVVAVDGDSGQNAWLSYQLLKATEPGLFGMWAHNGEVRTARLLSERDAAKHRLMVLVKDNGEPPLSASVTLHVLLVDGFSQPYLPAPEAEAADAAPAAALTVYLVVALASVSSLFLFSVLVFVAVRLCRRGGAASVGRCSVPEGPFPGHLLDVSGTGTLSQSYQYEVCLKGGSGTSEFKFLKPIVTNFQGHSPGPDIEETPNFRKDFGFGIQ